From the genome of Pseudomonas sp. AB6, one region includes:
- a CDS encoding glycine cleavage system protein R, whose translation MSSTPTVREQFLVISALGANPMELTNVLCRASHENRCSVVSSRLTRHGEYSALILQISGSWDALARLETGLPSLSKKHAFTVSVVRSASLESRPEALPYVAYVSSAYRPDIINELCQFFIDHNVELENLICDTYQAPQTGGTMLNATFTVTLPAGIQISWLRDQFLDFADALNLDALIEPWRPQAPM comes from the coding sequence ATGTCGTCCACCCCCACAGTTCGCGAACAATTCCTTGTAATCAGTGCCCTTGGCGCCAACCCAATGGAGCTGACCAACGTGCTGTGCCGCGCCAGTCATGAAAACCGCTGTTCAGTGGTGAGTTCACGTCTGACTCGTCATGGTGAATACAGCGCGCTGATTCTTCAGATTTCTGGCAGCTGGGATGCCCTTGCTCGTCTGGAAACCGGCTTGCCCAGCCTGTCTAAGAAACACGCGTTCACCGTCAGTGTCGTGCGTAGCGCCAGTCTCGAAAGCCGCCCTGAGGCTCTGCCTTATGTGGCTTACGTCAGCTCGGCTTATCGTCCGGACATCATCAACGAGCTTTGTCAGTTCTTCATTGATCATAACGTCGAGCTGGAAAACCTCATTTGCGACACTTACCAGGCGCCGCAAACAGGCGGCACGATGCTTAATGCGACCTTTACCGTCACATTGCCTGCCGGTATTCAGATCAGCTGGCTGCGTGATCAGTTCTTGGATTTCGCTGACGCACTGAACCTTGATGCGTTGATCGAACCTTGGCGTCCACAGGCTCCCATGTAA
- a CDS encoding sulfurtransferase TusA family protein, translating to MSDAVERPDACDAEVDASGLNCPLPLLKAKLELNRLASGSVLKVIATDAGSQRDFRTFAKLSGHILLHEESEAGVYFYWLRKA from the coding sequence ATGTCTGACGCTGTAGAGCGCCCCGATGCCTGCGATGCCGAAGTAGACGCCAGTGGCCTGAATTGTCCGCTGCCGTTACTTAAAGCCAAGCTTGAACTCAACCGTTTGGCCAGTGGCTCGGTGCTAAAAGTGATCGCTACGGATGCAGGTTCACAACGCGATTTCCGGACTTTTGCCAAACTGTCCGGCCACATCTTGTTACATGAAGAGTCTGAGGCGGGTGTTTATTTTTACTGGTTACGGAAAGCCTGA
- a CDS encoding MBL fold metallo-hydrolase, which produces MRFAVLGSGSRGNGTLVASHDTYVLVDCGFSLRETERRLARIGVSPHQLSAILVTHEHADHVHGVGLLSRHYNLPVYLSNGTLRGMRKPVEATGFLSGGQSLQVGALNIDVVSVAHDALEPTQFVFSDGRRRFGLLTDLGSYGPAVLQSYHGLDALMIEANHCRDMLARGRYPYFLKERVGGELGHLNNHQAANLVSELGWQSLQHLVLGHLSSKNNLPQLARQCFVDTLGCDPDWLQLADQDSGLDWRHIA; this is translated from the coding sequence GTGCGTTTCGCTGTTTTAGGCAGTGGTAGCCGAGGGAACGGCACGTTGGTCGCCAGTCACGACACGTATGTGCTGGTGGATTGTGGTTTCTCCTTGCGGGAAACCGAGCGGCGTCTGGCGCGTATAGGTGTTAGCCCGCATCAGTTGAGCGCGATTCTGGTGACCCACGAACATGCCGATCACGTGCATGGCGTGGGTTTGCTGTCGCGGCACTACAATCTACCGGTCTACCTCAGTAACGGCACGTTACGCGGGATGCGCAAACCTGTGGAGGCCACAGGGTTTCTGTCAGGCGGTCAATCGTTGCAAGTAGGCGCATTGAACATCGATGTGGTGTCCGTCGCGCACGACGCCCTTGAGCCGACGCAGTTTGTATTCAGCGACGGCCGGCGCCGATTCGGGTTGCTGACTGACCTTGGTTCCTACGGCCCTGCGGTGTTACAGAGTTATCACGGACTGGATGCATTGATGATCGAAGCAAATCATTGCCGTGACATGCTGGCCAGAGGTCGCTACCCGTATTTCTTGAAAGAACGGGTAGGCGGCGAACTGGGACATTTGAACAATCATCAGGCTGCCAACCTGGTGAGCGAGTTGGGATGGCAGTCGTTACAGCATTTAGTGCTGGGCCACCTCAGCAGCAAAAACAACCTGCCGCAGCTGGCCCGGCAATGTTTTGTCGACACCCTCGGGTGCGACCCGGACTGGCTGCAATTGGCCGATCAAGATTCAGGGCTCGACTGGCGACACATCGCCTAG
- the dapA gene encoding 4-hydroxy-tetrahydrodipicolinate synthase has protein sequence MIAGSMVALVTPMDANGRLDWDSLSKLVDFHLQEGTNAIVAVGTTGESATLDVSEHIEVIRRVVAQVAGRIPVIAGTGANSTREAIELTRNAKTAGADACLLVTPYYNKPTQEGLYQHFKLIAESVDIAQILYNVPGRTACDMLADTVVRLSTVPNIIGVKEATGDLQRAKDILARVSSDFLVYSGDDATAVELMLMGGKGNISVTANVAPRAMADLCAAAMRGDASSARAIHEKLMPLNKTLFIESNPIPVKWALHEMGMMPDGIRLPLTWLSEPCHEPLRQALRQSGVLL, from the coding sequence ATGATTGCGGGCAGCATGGTGGCACTGGTCACACCAATGGATGCAAATGGTCGTCTTGACTGGGACAGCCTTAGCAAACTGGTGGACTTCCATCTGCAAGAGGGCACCAACGCGATTGTTGCGGTCGGCACCACTGGTGAGTCGGCCACACTCGACGTCAGCGAGCACATAGAAGTGATTCGCCGCGTGGTAGCCCAAGTTGCAGGGCGTATCCCCGTCATCGCGGGAACAGGCGCGAACTCTACTCGCGAAGCGATCGAGCTGACGCGCAACGCGAAAACGGCGGGGGCAGATGCGTGCCTGCTGGTTACACCGTATTACAATAAACCAACCCAGGAAGGGCTTTATCAGCACTTCAAGCTCATCGCTGAATCAGTCGATATTGCGCAGATTTTGTATAACGTGCCAGGCCGAACGGCGTGCGACATGTTGGCAGACACCGTTGTACGTCTGTCGACGGTGCCGAATATCATCGGTGTCAAAGAAGCAACCGGCGACCTGCAACGCGCCAAAGACATACTAGCGCGGGTCAGCAGCGACTTTTTGGTGTATTCCGGTGACGATGCAACGGCTGTTGAGCTCATGTTGATGGGTGGTAAAGGTAATATTTCGGTTACGGCAAACGTGGCGCCACGTGCTATGGCCGATTTGTGCGCCGCCGCCATGCGTGGCGATGCAAGCTCGGCTCGGGCGATTCACGAAAAGCTGATGCCGCTTAATAAAACCTTGTTTATTGAATCCAATCCTATTCCCGTGAAATGGGCGCTGCATGAGATGGGCATGATGCCGGACGGTATCCGTCTGCCGCTCACCTGGCTCAGCGAGCCCTGTCATGAACCGCTGCGTCAGGCCCTGCGCCAGTCCGGTGTATTGCTTTAA
- the bamC gene encoding outer membrane protein assembly factor BamC, translated as MKRLAGFSALALIISSTSGCGWIWGPDGYFRDRGSDYLDATQVAPMQLPPDITGAKRLDPLLPIPRNVANNTTKGQYIVPRPQQLAVTATASDFSLQKTGDSRSILAQRSPAEVWPIAHQYFEDNGFRIGDERPQTGEFNTSWQRIDELSSAMAKRLTGSGASADTETRVRVRIEPGVQRNTSEIYVVSITRPAGSKTDGDFPANTANLGLDSALTDDLLASMSRSAEKGGSVSLLAARDFDTPKRVALIVDGSGNPVLNVADDLDRAWSSVGRALDQGDWRVEDINRSLGLYYINLAEKAKKPGNEPGFFSRLFSSTPDKEQIEARAERYQVRLSKVGDNVQVTVEKNINTVAPPDVARRVLGIIQDNLG; from the coding sequence ATGAAGCGATTGGCCGGATTTTCCGCACTAGCCTTGATTATCTCCAGCACCAGTGGTTGCGGCTGGATTTGGGGTCCAGATGGCTACTTCCGTGATCGCGGCAGTGATTACCTGGACGCGACTCAAGTAGCGCCTATGCAGTTGCCACCTGACATAACGGGTGCAAAACGGCTTGACCCATTGCTGCCTATCCCACGCAATGTGGCCAACAATACGACCAAGGGTCAGTACATCGTACCTCGTCCGCAGCAGTTGGCAGTGACCGCGACCGCCAGCGATTTCAGTCTGCAGAAAACGGGTGATTCGCGTTCGATCCTGGCTCAGCGCTCCCCTGCCGAAGTCTGGCCGATTGCGCATCAGTATTTTGAAGACAACGGTTTCCGTATCGGAGACGAGCGGCCGCAAACCGGCGAATTCAACACTAGCTGGCAGCGTATCGACGAGCTTTCTTCTGCAATGGCCAAGCGCCTGACCGGCAGCGGTGCGAGCGCCGACACCGAAACTCGCGTGCGTGTTCGTATCGAACCGGGTGTGCAGCGCAACACCAGTGAAATCTACGTCGTCAGCATTACGCGGCCTGCGGGCAGTAAAACCGACGGCGACTTCCCAGCGAATACCGCCAACTTGGGCCTCGACTCAGCGCTCACTGACGATTTGCTCGCCAGCATGAGTCGTAGCGCAGAAAAAGGTGGTTCGGTTTCCCTGCTTGCCGCCCGTGACTTCGATACCCCGAAGCGCGTTGCGTTAATCGTTGATGGCAGTGGTAACCCGGTGCTAAACGTTGCTGACGACCTGGACCGTGCGTGGTCCAGCGTCGGTCGTGCCTTGGATCAAGGCGACTGGCGCGTAGAAGATATCAATCGCAGCCTGGGTCTTTACTACATTAACCTGGCTGAGAAGGCGAAGAAGCCTGGCAACGAGCCTGGATTCTTCAGCCGCCTGTTCAGCAGCACTCCGGATAAAGAACAAATCGAAGCCCGTGCCGAACGTTATCAAGTCCGCTTGAGCAAAGTGGGTGACAACGTGCAAGTGACGGTTGAGAAAAATATCAACACCGTAGCGCCTCCTGATGTAGCGCGCCGCGTGCTGGGTATCATTCAAGACAACCTCGGTTAA
- the nadA gene encoding quinolinate synthase NadA, which yields MTQISERLLVQAHLDAKQPKTLNLEEQAHYRSAIATELKAQDAVLVAHYYCDPVIQALAEETGGCVSDSLEMARFGNQHSAKTVLVAGVRFMGETAKILNPEKRILMPTLEATCSLDLGCPVDEFAAFCDQHPERTVVVYANTSAAVKARADWVVTSSCALEIVESLMDNGEKIIWAPDKHLGRYIQRETGADMLLWDGACIVHEEFKSKQLEDMKALYPDAAILVHPESPESVIDLADAVGSTSQLIAAAQSLPNKVFIVATDRGIFYKMQQLCPDKIFIEAPTAGNGAACRSCAHCPWMAMNTLERTLQCLREGSNEIFVDPALVPRAIRPLQRMLDFTQAARIRLAGNA from the coding sequence ATGACGCAGATTTCTGAACGCCTTCTGGTCCAGGCCCATCTCGATGCCAAGCAGCCAAAAACGCTAAACCTCGAAGAGCAGGCCCACTATCGCTCGGCGATTGCTACCGAGTTAAAAGCGCAAGACGCTGTCCTGGTTGCTCACTATTACTGTGATCCAGTTATCCAGGCCTTGGCTGAGGAAACCGGTGGTTGCGTGTCCGATTCCTTGGAAATGGCACGCTTCGGAAATCAGCATTCGGCGAAAACCGTGCTGGTTGCTGGCGTGCGTTTCATGGGCGAGACGGCGAAAATCCTTAACCCGGAAAAACGAATCCTGATGCCGACGCTGGAGGCGACCTGTTCGTTGGATTTGGGTTGCCCAGTTGATGAGTTTGCTGCCTTCTGCGATCAGCATCCCGAGCGAACGGTAGTCGTCTACGCTAATACCTCTGCCGCTGTGAAGGCTCGTGCCGACTGGGTGGTGACGTCGAGTTGCGCGCTGGAAATCGTCGAGAGCTTAATGGACAACGGCGAAAAAATCATTTGGGCACCCGATAAACATTTGGGTCGTTACATTCAACGTGAAACCGGCGCCGACATGTTGTTGTGGGATGGTGCGTGCATCGTCCACGAGGAATTCAAGTCCAAACAGTTGGAGGACATGAAAGCGCTCTATCCCGACGCCGCAATTCTTGTTCACCCTGAATCGCCCGAGTCAGTGATTGATCTGGCAGATGCTGTCGGGTCGACCAGTCAACTGATCGCTGCTGCGCAGTCGTTGCCCAATAAAGTGTTTATCGTTGCGACCGATCGGGGCATTTTTTACAAGATGCAGCAGTTGTGCCCGGACAAAATCTTCATTGAGGCGCCCACTGCCGGTAACGGCGCTGCGTGCCGCAGCTGTGCACATTGTCCATGGATGGCGATGAACACCCTTGAGCGCACCTTGCAGTGCCTGCGCGAGGGCAGCAACGAGATATTCGTCGACCCGGCATTGGTTCCCCGCGCGATCCGTCCGTTGCAGCGTATGTTGGATTTCACCCAAGCTGCTCGTATAAGGCTGGCGGGTAATGCCTGA
- a CDS encoding M48 family metalloprotease, translating to MKFLRPTLLTLACLLTSPSFADDLPSLGDASSAIVSPQQEYQLGRAWLGMLRGQVSQLSDPQLKDFVETTVYRIAETSQVHNPRLEFILINSRQLNAFAAPGGIVGVNGGLFLYAQDEAEYAAVLAHELAHLSQRHFARGIEAQQHMQIPVLAAMLAGIVMAAAGAGDAGIATIAGTQAAAIQEQTRFSRANEQEADRIGIINLQKAGYDPRAMPNMFERLMRQYRFDAKPPEFLLDHPITESRIADTRNRAEQEKVGGKEDSLQYQLMRARVALYYEESAGLAAKRFRALLGENPKSEYARYGLAIAQIKGSQLNDARETLKPLLAKDPNNITYNLAQVEIDVANNKTVDAQQRLDRMNVQFPDNYPLNQARVDLLIKQNKPAQAEKVLDQLLKNRPSDPDIWSLVADVRGLSGNMIGSNQARAEYFALTGDYTKAQQQLEIAKRRANNNFQLASRIDARQKEFAEQERLLKEMMN from the coding sequence ATGAAATTTTTGCGCCCTACCTTGTTGACGCTCGCTTGCCTGCTCACTTCTCCGAGTTTTGCTGACGATTTGCCATCACTGGGCGATGCCAGCTCTGCCATCGTCTCCCCGCAACAAGAATATCAATTGGGCCGCGCTTGGCTCGGCATGCTTCGCGGCCAGGTATCGCAACTGTCCGACCCGCAGCTCAAGGATTTCGTGGAGACCACGGTGTATCGCATTGCCGAGACCAGTCAGGTGCATAATCCTCGGCTGGAATTCATCCTGATCAACAGTCGCCAGTTGAACGCATTCGCCGCGCCAGGCGGAATTGTCGGAGTCAACGGAGGCCTGTTTCTTTACGCTCAAGACGAAGCCGAATATGCAGCGGTGTTGGCGCATGAACTCGCTCACTTGTCGCAACGCCATTTCGCACGAGGCATTGAGGCGCAGCAACACATGCAGATACCGGTCTTGGCAGCCATGTTAGCGGGTATTGTCATGGCCGCAGCGGGTGCCGGTGACGCAGGTATAGCAACAATTGCGGGAACTCAGGCCGCTGCCATCCAGGAGCAAACGCGTTTCTCGCGGGCAAACGAACAGGAGGCGGACCGTATCGGCATCATCAACCTTCAAAAAGCCGGTTATGACCCTCGAGCGATGCCCAATATGTTTGAGCGGCTGATGCGCCAATACCGATTCGACGCCAAGCCACCCGAATTCTTACTGGATCACCCGATCACCGAGTCTCGGATCGCCGACACCCGTAACCGCGCAGAGCAGGAAAAGGTCGGCGGCAAAGAAGATAGCCTGCAGTACCAATTGATGCGCGCACGTGTTGCCCTGTACTACGAAGAGTCGGCGGGCCTGGCTGCAAAACGTTTTCGCGCGTTGTTGGGTGAAAATCCAAAATCCGAATACGCACGCTATGGGTTGGCGATCGCTCAAATCAAGGGCTCACAACTCAATGATGCCCGCGAAACTCTCAAGCCACTGTTAGCCAAAGATCCAAACAACATTACTTACAACCTTGCGCAGGTAGAAATTGATGTCGCCAATAACAAGACGGTCGACGCCCAGCAACGGCTAGACCGCATGAACGTGCAATTTCCGGACAACTACCCACTGAACCAGGCCCGCGTCGACCTGTTGATCAAACAAAACAAGCCTGCGCAAGCGGAAAAAGTGTTGGATCAATTGCTGAAAAATCGGCCATCCGATCCGGATATCTGGAGCTTGGTCGCAGACGTGCGGGGCCTGTCTGGCAACATGATTGGGTCTAATCAGGCGCGGGCCGAATACTTTGCCCTGACCGGTGATTACACAAAGGCTCAACAGCAGCTCGAAATCGCCAAGCGTCGCGCCAATAACAACTTCCAGCTGGCATCGCGCATTGATGCCCGGCAGAAAGAATTTGCCGAGCAAGAGCGATTGCTGAAAGAAATGATGAACTAG
- a CDS encoding peroxiredoxin: MAVALNQPVADFEAQATNGQTISLTGLKGRQVVIYFYPKDSTPGCTTQGQGFRDQHAAFEAANTVVFGVSRDSLKSHENFKAKQSFSFELISDKDEALCQLFDVIKLKKLYGKEYLGIDRSTFLIDKGGVLRQEWRGVKVPGHVAAVLEQAQGLNNS; this comes from the coding sequence ATGGCCGTTGCTTTGAACCAACCTGTTGCCGACTTTGAGGCGCAGGCCACCAATGGGCAGACGATTAGTCTGACCGGGCTTAAGGGCCGGCAGGTGGTAATTTATTTTTACCCAAAAGACAGCACGCCGGGCTGTACGACCCAGGGTCAAGGTTTTCGGGATCAACACGCTGCGTTCGAGGCGGCCAATACCGTGGTGTTCGGCGTTTCGCGCGACAGCTTGAAGTCCCATGAAAATTTCAAGGCCAAACAGTCGTTTTCGTTTGAGCTAATTTCAGACAAAGACGAAGCGCTGTGCCAGCTATTCGATGTGATCAAACTGAAAAAGCTCTATGGCAAAGAATATCTGGGCATAGATCGCAGTACATTTTTGATCGACAAAGGAGGCGTACTACGCCAGGAATGGCGCGGCGTAAAGGTACCCGGCCATGTGGCTGCGGTACTGGAACAAGCGCAGGGGTTAAACAACAGTTAA